From the Streptomyces nigrescens genome, one window contains:
- a CDS encoding GNAT family N-acetyltransferase produces MQIRSTTDEDLDVFVDTVHAAFGRFPETPTEGGGLWWSALEMDRGLLALTADGQPVGTAAAHSFELTLPGETLVPAAGVTAVGVLPSHRRQGVLSAMMRHQLTELRTRGEFLSVLLASEAPIYGRFGYGPATYTARLTVPRHKAALAVPRARAGADAPAAGSDNGSDNGSVEVLRRAECGEILEEVYDRYRRTQPGALSRPHHWWARRAGQPPIAQAPRYVAVHRDADGVPDGYASYSIGESQTLTVDETIATDDAVFTALARFVLGHDLVSQVVFKHVPPEHPLRWQFADFRAGEVSGDTDWLWVRLLDVPRALTARGWFMDGELVLDVEDPFLGEHGRYLLTVRDGKADCVPTDREPDLSLDVSDLGSVYLGGTAPSTLVRAGHIRAHRPGAAALADALFRAERSPHCLHWF; encoded by the coding sequence ATGCAGATTCGTTCCACGACCGATGAGGACCTTGACGTCTTCGTCGACACAGTCCATGCCGCGTTCGGGCGCTTCCCGGAAACCCCGACCGAGGGCGGCGGGCTCTGGTGGTCGGCACTCGAAATGGACCGCGGCCTGCTCGCCCTGACGGCGGACGGGCAGCCCGTCGGCACCGCCGCCGCGCACTCCTTCGAGCTCACCCTGCCCGGTGAGACCCTCGTCCCGGCCGCCGGCGTGACCGCCGTCGGCGTCCTGCCCTCGCACCGTCGCCAGGGCGTGCTCAGCGCGATGATGCGACATCAGCTCACCGAGCTGCGGACCCGCGGGGAGTTCCTCTCCGTGCTGCTGGCCTCTGAGGCCCCGATCTACGGCAGGTTCGGCTACGGACCGGCGACCTACACGGCGCGGCTGACGGTGCCGCGCCACAAGGCCGCCCTCGCCGTTCCCCGGGCGCGCGCAGGGGCCGACGCACCAGCGGCCGGCTCGGACAACGGCTCGGACAACGGCTCGGTCGAGGTGCTGCGTCGTGCCGAGTGCGGAGAGATTCTGGAAGAGGTCTACGACCGGTATCGCCGCACCCAGCCCGGCGCGCTGTCCCGGCCGCACCACTGGTGGGCCCGGCGCGCGGGGCAGCCCCCGATCGCGCAGGCGCCGCGCTATGTCGCCGTTCACCGTGACGCCGACGGCGTCCCCGACGGGTACGCCAGCTACTCGATCGGCGAGTCCCAGACCTTGACGGTCGACGAGACCATCGCCACCGACGACGCCGTCTTCACGGCCCTGGCCCGGTTCGTACTCGGACACGACCTGGTCTCTCAGGTCGTGTTCAAGCACGTCCCGCCCGAGCACCCGCTGCGCTGGCAGTTCGCGGACTTCCGCGCCGGCGAGGTGAGTGGCGACACCGACTGGCTCTGGGTGCGGCTGCTGGACGTCCCGCGTGCTCTGACCGCGCGCGGCTGGTTCATGGACGGCGAGCTCGTCCTCGACGTCGAGGACCCGTTCCTCGGCGAGCACGGCCGCTACCTGCTGACCGTCCGGGACGGCAAGGCCGACTGCGTCCCGACGGACCGGGAGCCCGACCTGTCCCTGGACGTGAGCGACCTGGGCTCGGTCTACCTCGGCGGCACCGCCCCGAGCACACTCGTACGTGCCGGACACATCCGGGCCCACCGCCCGGGCGCGGCCGCCCTCGCTGACGCCCTCTTCCGCGCCGAACGCTCCCCGCACTGCCTGCACTGGTTCTGA
- a CDS encoding PP2C family protein-serine/threonine phosphatase, producing MILTVVIAGLAYATPPELAFSRLLPAAPALAAAMWPVLPTVLLGTVCLLLMIGLGIVFPDLGTWWTAAGVVAVTVAAAYGSHVRLRREQTLFQVRLVADTAQQVVLSPMPRRFGGIEIEALYLAAAAEASIGGDFYEVVDTEYGVRLLIGDVRGKGLPAVGTAAAMVNCFREAAYDEADLVDVARRLEASSTRYNAAFPPEGLMERFATALLAEIPHGGGSIGILNCGHPPPLLLNHGEVRALEPTAPSPLLNLAELIGDHYSIDTFDFAPGDLLFLYTDGVAEARDLDGEFFPLAAWLRRQTPGRPGELINALHHDLLHHSRESLDDDIAALAVRLCASPEPPPDGQRNQPA from the coding sequence GTGATCCTGACCGTGGTCATCGCCGGCCTGGCGTACGCCACTCCCCCGGAACTGGCTTTCAGCCGGCTCCTGCCCGCGGCACCGGCCCTCGCCGCCGCCATGTGGCCCGTGCTCCCCACCGTCCTGCTGGGGACGGTCTGCCTTCTCCTCATGATCGGCCTCGGCATCGTGTTCCCCGACCTGGGGACGTGGTGGACGGCGGCGGGGGTCGTCGCCGTGACCGTGGCGGCCGCGTACGGAAGTCATGTCCGGCTCCGGCGGGAGCAGACCCTGTTCCAGGTCCGGCTCGTCGCCGACACGGCGCAGCAGGTGGTCCTGAGCCCGATGCCGCGCCGCTTCGGGGGCATCGAGATCGAGGCGCTGTATCTCGCGGCCGCGGCGGAGGCCAGTATCGGCGGCGACTTCTACGAGGTGGTCGACACGGAGTACGGGGTGCGGCTGCTCATCGGCGATGTGCGGGGCAAGGGTCTGCCGGCGGTGGGCACGGCCGCGGCGATGGTCAACTGCTTCCGGGAGGCAGCCTACGACGAGGCCGACCTGGTCGATGTCGCCCGTCGCCTGGAGGCCAGCAGCACCCGTTACAACGCCGCCTTTCCTCCCGAGGGCCTGATGGAGCGCTTCGCCACCGCCCTGCTCGCCGAGATCCCGCATGGGGGCGGCAGTATCGGAATCCTCAACTGCGGACATCCCCCGCCGCTGCTCCTGAACCACGGGGAAGTCCGCGCCCTGGAGCCCACCGCTCCCTCGCCGCTGCTCAACCTCGCGGAGCTGATCGGTGATCACTACAGCATCGACACCTTCGACTTCGCCCCTGGCGACCTGCTGTTCCTCTATACCGATGGTGTCGCCGAGGCTCGCGACCTCGACGGCGAGTTCTTCCCGCTGGCGGCCTGGCTGCGCCGGCAGACCCCGGGGCGGCCCGGCGAACTGATCAACGCTCTTCACCATGACCTCCTCCACCACAGCAGAGAAAGCCTCGACGACGACATCGCCGCCCTCGCCGTCCGCTTGTGCGCCTCTCCGGAGCCGCCGCCTGACGGTCAGAGGAATCAGCCCGCTTAG
- a CDS encoding DUF4232 domain-containing protein has translation MSSSTTVRTARRRRTLRMAAAALTAAAGLTLTACSGSDATGVRPADHTDTEAAAESSGAGSSTGAQGSDAQAGPGAKADSKADSKAGAAAKQSGSGGAANGAGAGSGVQRCHTSGLKASFATGGDAVPDPNAGGSTTTSIVLTNKGSSTCKIGGFPGVDLKSENGGERWSLARSSKKFSSITLKPGDSTDFTINLALTKEEKGFYQPAFAVVTPPNETTALTLKWPWGTLVDQRSATHPATFVNPIG, from the coding sequence ATGAGCTCCAGCACCACTGTCCGCACCGCTCGTCGTCGCCGCACCCTGCGCATGGCCGCCGCGGCCCTGACCGCAGCCGCCGGCCTCACCCTGACCGCCTGCTCCGGCTCGGACGCCACCGGCGTGAGGCCCGCGGACCACACGGACACGGAGGCCGCCGCCGAGTCCAGCGGGGCGGGCTCCTCCACCGGAGCGCAGGGCTCCGATGCGCAGGCGGGCCCCGGTGCCAAGGCCGACAGCAAGGCCGACAGCAAGGCGGGCGCAGCGGCCAAGCAGTCGGGCAGCGGGGGAGCCGCCAACGGTGCCGGGGCGGGCTCGGGCGTCCAGCGCTGCCACACTTCCGGCCTGAAGGCGTCGTTCGCCACGGGCGGCGATGCGGTCCCGGACCCGAACGCGGGCGGCTCGACGACCACCAGCATCGTGCTGACCAACAAGGGCAGCAGCACCTGCAAGATCGGCGGCTTCCCGGGCGTGGACCTCAAGTCCGAGAACGGCGGCGAGCGCTGGTCGCTGGCCCGCTCGTCGAAGAAGTTCAGCTCGATCACCCTGAAGCCCGGGGACAGCACCGACTTCACGATCAACCTGGCCCTGACCAAGGAAGAGAAGGGCTTCTACCAGCCCGCCTTTGCGGTTGTCACCCCGCCGAACGAGACCACCGCGCTCACCCTGAAGTGGCCCTGGGGCACGCTCGTCGACCAGCGGAGCGCCACCCACCCGGCCACCTTCGTCAACCCCATCGGCTGA
- a CDS encoding BTAD domain-containing putative transcriptional regulator has translation MDGGAGGGGAARLRVALLGVFELARGDTELPVPGARLQALVVRLALAGGHAVETSGLIDAIWAEDPPAGPAHALQALVSRLRRALGSAGDVEQFAGGYRLAVDAAGVDALRFEQLAAQGRDRLRAGDPHAAAAVLGEAVALWGDRPGAEPTVVAAVAPAVATRLAHASIEAVADLADAELARGRADAAAARLSALLAEHPVHERAAALLMDALAAQGRQADALALYERIRERLADVLGTDPGAALRERHLRLLRAERPAPAPDAAQVRQSNLPAPLTSFIGRDDDLARVDTLLASGRLVTVLGPGGAGKTRLAVEAARRHRHEYRDGVWMIDLASVTEPAKVGAALLATIGLRGSALFEASAKLRGDRVGELDVLADQLDGRESLLVVDNCEHLIDAVAHLIAALLARCAALRVLATSREPLAVDGEALVPLGPLALPEPHEEAGQARRTASVRLFTERAAAVRPGFDVDEHNLAEVLRVVRGLDGMPLALELAAARLRTLSLAGLAAGLSDRFRLLTTGSRTAFPRHRTLRAVIAWSWDLLGADARTVAERIAVLPGGVTPDSATAVCAGTAVSAAEVPELLADLVDRSLLQLVPDTGRYRMLETLREYGLERLAEQGTLTGVRDLAARYFGELVARHDPLLRGPEQLDALHVLHAEYDNVLAALRHLCDTDDAVGAIALAVDLSWYWQMLGRHPDAAYWLGETVALPAKRPSVQRDIAEVLLALNTVATRGAPAKDWINERREELRALVARLLSHPELPGLHGVLTALGLASLTETEVSPTVLHQLVDGPDVWLAGMACFFRAQFAENDGHFDQVRSDVRTALECFARAGDRWGLAKALPLHALVRQYDGDLDGALADLKEAKQLAREFGSLSLSDEIFVDLRRIDLHVRLDEPARAAETIAVARERVLRSASPEMAILLDAREAALRVRTGDLTQARELVESIEAGLSEQAVFGGDQGQALLGVVRSALCLELGDGPGAEEALGRAYAAAVDSRDMPIVATIAVTVAGLAALHGRYREVAVLLGAAARLRGAHDRTDPQIRTLSDRSRAALGNERFAEVYETGWQLDVTAALSRTDPARLRRTSSSASPPEPDGAQTRRA, from the coding sequence ATGGACGGGGGTGCTGGGGGTGGCGGGGCCGCGCGGCTGCGTGTCGCGCTGCTCGGCGTCTTTGAGCTGGCCCGCGGTGACACCGAACTGCCCGTACCCGGTGCCCGGTTGCAGGCTCTGGTCGTACGGCTGGCCCTCGCCGGCGGGCATGCGGTCGAGACGAGCGGCCTCATCGACGCGATCTGGGCCGAGGACCCGCCGGCCGGCCCGGCCCACGCCCTGCAGGCCCTCGTCTCGCGGCTGCGCCGGGCCCTCGGCTCGGCCGGTGACGTCGAGCAGTTCGCGGGCGGCTACCGGCTGGCCGTGGACGCGGCCGGCGTGGACGCGCTGCGGTTCGAACAGCTCGCCGCCCAAGGCCGCGACCGCCTGCGCGCGGGCGACCCACATGCCGCGGCGGCCGTGCTCGGCGAGGCCGTGGCGCTGTGGGGCGACCGTCCCGGTGCCGAGCCCACGGTCGTCGCCGCGGTGGCGCCCGCTGTCGCGACCCGGCTGGCGCACGCCTCGATCGAGGCCGTCGCCGACCTCGCCGACGCCGAGCTGGCGCGGGGCCGTGCCGATGCGGCCGCGGCCCGTCTGTCCGCCCTGCTCGCCGAGCACCCCGTCCACGAGCGCGCCGCCGCCCTGCTCATGGACGCGCTCGCCGCCCAAGGGCGTCAGGCCGATGCCCTCGCCCTGTACGAGCGGATCCGCGAGCGCCTGGCCGACGTCCTCGGCACCGACCCGGGCGCCGCCCTGCGCGAACGCCACCTGCGCCTGCTGCGCGCCGAGCGGCCCGCCCCCGCCCCCGACGCCGCGCAGGTCAGACAGAGCAACCTGCCCGCACCGCTGACCAGTTTCATCGGCCGCGACGACGACCTCGCCCGGGTCGACACGCTGCTCGCCTCCGGGCGCCTGGTGACGGTGCTCGGTCCCGGCGGCGCCGGCAAGACGCGCCTGGCGGTCGAGGCCGCCCGCCGCCACCGGCACGAGTACCGCGACGGCGTCTGGATGATCGACCTCGCCTCGGTCACCGAGCCCGCCAAGGTCGGCGCGGCGCTGCTGGCCACGATCGGGCTGCGCGGCTCGGCGCTTTTCGAGGCCTCGGCCAAGCTGCGCGGCGACCGGGTCGGCGAACTGGACGTACTGGCGGACCAGTTGGACGGCCGGGAGAGCCTGCTCGTGGTGGACAACTGCGAGCACCTGATCGACGCTGTGGCGCACCTGATCGCGGCGCTGCTGGCCCGCTGCGCCGCGCTGCGGGTGCTGGCCACGAGCCGGGAGCCACTGGCGGTCGACGGCGAGGCGCTGGTCCCACTCGGCCCGCTCGCCCTGCCCGAGCCGCACGAGGAGGCGGGGCAGGCCCGCCGTACGGCGTCGGTGCGCCTGTTCACCGAGCGGGCGGCGGCCGTGCGGCCCGGGTTCGACGTCGACGAGCACAACCTCGCCGAGGTGCTGCGCGTCGTCCGCGGCCTGGACGGCATGCCGCTCGCACTCGAACTGGCCGCGGCCCGCCTGCGCACACTCTCGCTGGCCGGCCTGGCCGCCGGATTGTCCGACCGGTTCCGCCTGCTGACAACCGGCAGCCGGACCGCCTTCCCCCGGCATCGCACCCTGCGCGCGGTCATCGCATGGAGCTGGGACCTGCTCGGCGCGGACGCCCGTACGGTCGCGGAGCGCATCGCGGTCCTGCCTGGCGGCGTCACACCGGACTCGGCCACCGCGGTCTGTGCCGGCACCGCGGTGTCTGCCGCCGAGGTCCCGGAGCTGCTCGCGGACCTGGTCGACCGGTCGTTGCTGCAGCTCGTGCCGGACACCGGCCGGTACCGGATGCTGGAGACCCTCCGCGAGTACGGCCTGGAGCGCCTGGCCGAGCAAGGCACCCTGACCGGCGTACGGGACCTGGCCGCCCGTTACTTCGGCGAGCTGGTCGCCCGCCACGACCCGCTGCTTCGTGGCCCCGAGCAGCTCGACGCACTCCACGTGCTGCACGCCGAGTACGACAACGTGCTCGCCGCCCTTCGCCACCTCTGTGACACCGACGACGCCGTCGGCGCGATCGCGCTCGCGGTGGATCTGAGCTGGTACTGGCAGATGCTCGGCCGGCATCCCGACGCGGCCTACTGGCTCGGTGAGACGGTCGCGCTGCCGGCCAAGCGGCCGAGCGTGCAACGCGACATCGCCGAGGTGCTTCTGGCGCTCAACACCGTCGCCACCCGGGGGGCGCCGGCCAAGGACTGGATCAATGAGCGGCGCGAGGAACTGCGGGCGCTCGTCGCCCGGCTGCTGAGCCATCCCGAACTGCCGGGCCTCCACGGCGTGCTGACTGCGCTCGGGCTGGCCTCCCTGACGGAGACCGAGGTGTCGCCGACGGTCCTCCATCAGCTGGTCGACGGGCCCGACGTATGGCTGGCCGGGATGGCTTGCTTCTTCCGGGCCCAGTTCGCCGAAAATGACGGCCATTTCGACCAGGTCCGCAGCGACGTGCGCACCGCGCTGGAGTGCTTCGCCCGAGCGGGCGACCGCTGGGGCCTGGCCAAGGCGCTGCCACTGCACGCGCTGGTGCGGCAGTACGACGGCGATCTCGACGGCGCACTGGCCGACCTGAAGGAGGCCAAACAGCTGGCCCGCGAGTTCGGATCGCTCAGCCTCAGCGACGAGATCTTCGTCGACCTGCGCCGCATCGATCTGCACGTGCGGCTCGATGAGCCCGCGCGGGCGGCCGAGACGATCGCCGTGGCCCGGGAGCGCGTGCTGCGCTCGGCGTCGCCCGAGATGGCCATCCTGCTCGACGCGCGGGAAGCCGCTCTGCGGGTGCGCACCGGCGATCTGACCCAAGCGCGCGAGCTGGTCGAGTCGATCGAGGCCGGACTTTCCGAGCAGGCCGTGTTCGGAGGCGACCAGGGGCAGGCACTGCTCGGCGTGGTGCGGAGCGCGCTCTGTCTCGAACTCGGCGACGGGCCGGGCGCCGAAGAGGCGCTGGGCCGGGCGTACGCGGCGGCGGTCGACAGCAGGGACATGCCGATCGTGGCGACGATAGCGGTGACCGTGGCCGGCCTCGCCGCGCTGCACGGGCGGTACCGCGAAGTCGCTGTCCTGCTCGGCGCGGCGGCCCGCCTGCGCGGCGCCCACGACCGCACGGATCCGCAGATCCGCACGCTGAGCGACCGCAGCCGAGCCGCGCTCGGCAACGAGCGCTTCGCCGAGGTGTACGAGACCGGCTGGCAACTGGACGTGACAGCGGCCCTGTCCCGGACCGACCCGGCGCGGCTGCGCCGCACGTCGTCGTCCGCGTCACCTCCCGAGCCGGACGGCGCGCAGACACGGCGGGCGTGA